The Sandaracinus amylolyticus genomic interval CTGCTCGACGATCGCGCGGCGCAGGGCGACGACCTCTACCTCACGATCGACAAGACCATCCAGCACGTCGCGGAGCGCGAGCTCGCGCTCGCCGTGCGCACGTTCGAGGCGCAGTCGGGCAGCGTCGTCGTGATGGATCCGGCGAACGGCGAGATCCTCGCGCTCGCGAACTTTCCGACGTTCGACCCCAACGACGCCGGCGCGTCGCCCGCGTCGCACCGGCGCAACCGCGCGATCACCGATCGCTTCGAGCCGGGCTCGACGATCAAGACGTTCACCGTCGCGGCGGCCCTCGCGGCAGGTGTGGTGCGGCCGAGCCAGGAGTTCGACTGCAGCGGCGACGAGCGCCACCGCCTCGTGATCGACAGCGAGGGCAACTCGATCGGCGATCACGGGCGCGACTACGGCGTGCTCACGCCCGCCGAGATCCTCGCGCACTCGAGCAACATCGGCGCGACGCTGATCGGCATGTCGCTCGGCCGCAGCGGGCTCTACCGCGGCCTGCGTCGCTTCGGGTTCGGCGAGCCGACCGGCCTGCCGCTCCCCGGCGAAACGGGCGGGATCCTGCGGCACCACCAGCGCTGGTACGACATGGATCTCGCCACGATCTCGTTCGGGCAGGGCATGTCGATCACCACCATCCAGCTCGCCACCGCGATGAGCGCGGTCGCGAACGGCGGGCGCCTGATGGAGCCCACGCTGATCCGCCGCGTCGTCGACGCGCGCAGCGAGGTCGTCGAGGAGGCGAGCCCGCGCGTGCGCCGTCAGGTCGTGCCGCGCGCCACCGCGCGTCTCGTGAGCGACATGCTCACCGGCGTCACCGGCGAAGAGGGCACGGGCCTCGAGGCCGCGATCGACGGCTACCTCGTCGCGGGCAAGACCGGCACCGCGCAGAAGGCGGACTACCGCCGCGGCGGCTACGAAGCGGGGCTCTACACCGCGTCGTTCGTGGGCTTCGCGCCCGCCGACGCGCCGCGCGTGGTGATCGCCGTCGTGATCGACGAGCCGATGATCGATCACTACGGCGGCGTGGTCGCGGGCCCGGTGTTCCGGCGCGTCGGAGACGCGACGCTGCGTCACCTCGGCGTGCCTGCGTCGGGCGGCGGCGAGGTGCTCGCGGACATCGAGCGCGAAGGTCGCCGCCGTGTGCGCGAGGAGCGCCAGCGTGCGCGTGAAGAGCGCCAGCGTGCGCGCGAGGAGCAGCCGACCGAGGAGCTCGCGGCGGCGCCCGAGGTCGAGGTCCGCGCCCCCGCCGAGGGCGAGGTGCTGGTGCCCGATCTGCGCGGCGCCGGCGCGCGGCGCGCGCTCGTGATGCTCGCCGAGGCGGGGCTCGAGGCGCAGATCGAGGGCACGGGCGTCGTCGCAGCGCAGGCGCCGGCCGCGGGCGGGATCGTGGCGCGCGGCGCGCGCGTCCGGGTCGTGCTCGAGGCCCCGGTGTGGCACGAGCCGGCGATGATCGAGGAAGAGACCGAGACCGCCGAGGCGGCGACCGACGCAGCCGCAGCGACGGGCGCGATCGTGATCAGCGCGCCGGCACGCCCGAGGGCTCGTCGATGACGACGCTCGGCGAGCTGCAGCGCGCGCTGGGCGCGGAGCTCCGTGGCGATGCGAGCATCGTCGCGCGCGGCGTGCGCCACGACTCGCGCGCGGTCGAGGCCGGTGACGTGTTCGTCGCGATCGCCGGGCAGAAGGCGCGCGGCAGCGAGTTCGCGGCGGCCGCGCTCGCCCGCGGCGCGGTCGCGGTGATCACCGAGCAGCTCGTCGACGTCGACGCGCCGCAGCTGCGCGTGTCCGATGCGCGCCGTGCGCTCGCGATCGCGTCGCACCTCGTGTACGGCGATCCGACCGCGTCGCTCGCGTGCATCGGCGTCACCGGCACGAACGGCAAGACCACGACGACGTGGCTGATCGACGAGGCGCTCACCGCGCTCGCGCAGCGCCCTGCCCTGCTCGGCACGGTCGAGACGCGCGGCCCGGGCTTCCGCGAGCAGAGCGCGTTCACCACGCCCGAGGCCGACGCGATCGCGCGCTTCGCGCGCCGCATGGTCGACGCGAGCGCGACGCACCTCGTGATGGAGGTCTCGAGCCACGCGCTCGCGCTGCACCGCGCCGACGGGATCCGCTTCGAGGTCGCGGCGTTCACGAACCTCACCCAGGATCACCTCGACTTCCACGGCTCGATGGACGCGTACTTCGAGGCGAAGGCGCGGCTCTTCACCGAGCTCGCGCCGCGCCACGCGGTCGTGCGCACCGACGATCCGATGGGCGTCGAGCTCGCGCGCCGCATCCCGTCGCGCACGCAGGTGCACACGCTCTCGCGTCATCGCGACGCGTCGATCCGCGCGACGAACGTCGCCGTCGATCGCGACGGAGCGCGCTGCGACGTGAGCACGCCGTGGGGCGCGCTGCGCATCGAGAGCGCGCTGCTCGGCGCGCACAACCTCGACAACCTGCTGGTCGCGGCGGGCTGTCTGCTCGCGGCCGGCTTCGCGCCGTCCGATGTGTCGCGCGCGCTCGGCGCCGCGAAGGGCGCCCCGGGACGCCTCGAGCGCGTCGAGGATCCGCGCGACGTCGCGGTGCTCGTCGATTACGCGCACTCGCCCGACGCGCTCGCGAACGTGCTCGACGCGCTCCGCCCGCTCACGCCGGGACGCCTCGTCTGCGTGTTCGGCTGCGGTGGCGATCGCGATCGCGGCAAGCGCCCGAAGATGGGCGAGGCCGCGGCGACGCGCGCCGATCTCGTCGTGATCACCAGCGACAACCCGCGCACCGAAGATCCGCGCGCGATCGTCGACATGATCGTGCCCGGTGTCGTCGCGCTGCCCGCGATCACGCCCGACGCGCTCGCGTCGTCGGCGCGCGGTCACGTGGTCGAGGTCGATCGCCGCCGTGCGATCGATCTCGCGCTCGCCGCGGCGCGCCCGGGAGACACCGTGCTCATCGCGGGCAAGGGCCACGAGGACTACCAGATCGTCGGCACCACCAAGATCGACTTCGACGATCGCGTCGAGGCGCGTCGCGCCATCGCGCGCGCGCTCGAGGCGGGAGGCGCGCGCTGATGGCCACGCCGATTCCCGCGAACTCCGCGCGATTCTCGATCGACGAGCTCGCCGTCGCGACGCGCGGCACCGTCGCCGCGAGCACCGATCGCCCGCTCGTCGGCGTCGTCACCGACTCTCGCGCCGTCACGCCCGGATGCATCTTCGTCGCGCTGCGCGGCGCGAAGCACGACGCGCACGACTTCGTGCCCGCCGTCATCGCCGCGGGCGCGGGCGCGCTCGTCGTCTCGCAGCCGGTGAGCGCGCCCCCCGGCGTCGCGGTGGTGATCGTCCCCGACACGCTCCGCGCGCTCGGT includes:
- a CDS encoding UDP-N-acetylmuramoyl-L-alanyl-D-glutamate--2,6-diaminopimelate ligase, giving the protein MTTLGELQRALGAELRGDASIVARGVRHDSRAVEAGDVFVAIAGQKARGSEFAAAALARGAVAVITEQLVDVDAPQLRVSDARRALAIASHLVYGDPTASLACIGVTGTNGKTTTTWLIDEALTALAQRPALLGTVETRGPGFREQSAFTTPEADAIARFARRMVDASATHLVMEVSSHALALHRADGIRFEVAAFTNLTQDHLDFHGSMDAYFEAKARLFTELAPRHAVVRTDDPMGVELARRIPSRTQVHTLSRHRDASIRATNVAVDRDGARCDVSTPWGALRIESALLGAHNLDNLLVAAGCLLAAGFAPSDVSRALGAAKGAPGRLERVEDPRDVAVLVDYAHSPDALANVLDALRPLTPGRLVCVFGCGGDRDRGKRPKMGEAAATRADLVVITSDNPRTEDPRAIVDMIVPGVVALPAITPDALASSARGHVVEVDRRRAIDLALAAARPGDTVLIAGKGHEDYQIVGTTKIDFDDRVEARRAIARALEAGGAR
- a CDS encoding penicillin-binding protein, whose amino-acid sequence is MRNLDPSRRRWVKVRIALLALLLMVGASAVLHRAYDLQISQGAELRREADEQQLRDVRLAPKRGTIYDRHGAELAVSVDVESVYANPRQMRREHVDVESAAIRLSAALGVDRERVLSRLSSDRYFAWIERQVTPQEAASVRAMAIPGIELTRESRRFYPNHDLAAHLLGFANVDGVGIEGLELSMEERLHGSTESVPATVDRRGRVVFSETLLDDRAAQGDDLYLTIDKTIQHVAERELALAVRTFEAQSGSVVVMDPANGEILALANFPTFDPNDAGASPASHRRNRAITDRFEPGSTIKTFTVAAALAAGVVRPSQEFDCSGDERHRLVIDSEGNSIGDHGRDYGVLTPAEILAHSSNIGATLIGMSLGRSGLYRGLRRFGFGEPTGLPLPGETGGILRHHQRWYDMDLATISFGQGMSITTIQLATAMSAVANGGRLMEPTLIRRVVDARSEVVEEASPRVRRQVVPRATARLVSDMLTGVTGEEGTGLEAAIDGYLVAGKTGTAQKADYRRGGYEAGLYTASFVGFAPADAPRVVIAVVIDEPMIDHYGGVVAGPVFRRVGDATLRHLGVPASGGGEVLADIEREGRRRVREERQRAREERQRAREEQPTEELAAAPEVEVRAPAEGEVLVPDLRGAGARRALVMLAEAGLEAQIEGTGVVAAQAPAAGGIVARGARVRVVLEAPVWHEPAMIEEETETAEAATDAAAATGAIVISAPARPRARR